CATTTACCTTCCACGAACTTAGTCAGGTTGATCTTTCTCAAGCTTATTAAAGCTATGTTCCATTCGTAGGGCAGTCTAGAGTAGTTAAGTTACTCTTCACCTCTatatttttgacattttttctGTTACTCTTGAATATCGTGAAGGTCCTCTTTTATTACACAGTCTGGAGAATCGATTATTCTGTGTTATTAATGAGTATTATCTTTGGGGCAATAAATCTTTGACTGCTATAGAAGAAGTGTTAGAATACTTAAGTTCCTAAAGCACTCTCACCGAAAGAGAATGATCATTGGATTTGCGTGTAGATATTAACTCTTTATCTTCAGTTACTTGCAGAGgcttctaaaaaaatatttggttctTTGACAAGAGAAAATGATGTTATTTATGTGGAAGATGATGATTCTGACGACCTTGGTGCTACTGAGACAAACGCTTGCAATGGTGATATTCCAGAGTGGGCACTGGTACTGGAACCTGTGAGAAAACTTCCAACAAATGTTGGGACTAGAATCAGAAAGTGTGTCTACGAGGCTTTAGAGAGAAATCCACCAGAGTGGGCAAAGAAGATATTGGAGCATTCCATCAGTAAAGAAGTATATAAAGGCAATGCATCCGGACCAACAAAGGTCCGATCTCTGAAACCAATTGGCTTTCCTCCTAAAATACTTGATTTTGAACCGCGTAAACTAAGTATTTCTTGTTTTCTCAAATTCCCTTTTCTGGTTTTTGTTCTTTCGGTGATGTAGTCTCAATCTAGTGATGTATGCTATCTTTTGAAGAAAATTTATTTCGCTCTTACTGTATACAGAAAGCTGTCCTCTCATTGCTAGCGGATGTTCGAGGTGGAGATTTGGTGCAGAGTTCTGTTAAAGGAACCAGAAAGAGGACGTCCATTGGTGTATCTGATGTCATTATGAAGAAATGTCGTGCTGTATTGCGTGGTGTTGCAGCTGCAGACGAGGATAAAGTATTTTGCACTTTACTGGGGCGAAAGTTACTGAATTCCAGTGATAATGATGATGACGGACTCCTGGGATCACCTGCAATGGTTTCACGTTCCCTAGACTTCAGAACTATAGATTTGAGGTTGGCTACTGGTGCATATGACGGATCAACTGAAGCTTTTCTTGAGGATGTTCTTGAGGTGGGATTCTCCCTCTTTTGTCTGATGTTCTGTGCGAATGATGCTTGATTGCTTTTTGTGCGATCTAAGAATTGCTTTTAAAAGTGCTATACATTCATTTTGGGGCATTGCATCTTCGTGCTTTTAGTTTCACACTATTTGTTTAGATGCACGAATGTAAAAGGATTGAAAGAGCCAGCTTTATATTTGGAACATTTTCCCTTCTTTTTCTGTCACAGCAATATGGGTTTAACTTGCTGTTTAACACTAGAGATTTAGCTGCTCAGCTGTTGGATAACGTTTTAGCTATGATTAGAAATCAATCCAGTTGATCTGACAGTACACTAggcttatttttaaattttcattgtgaTGGTATACTCCTagacattgttttgattatGCATGCAGCTTTATCTTCTTTGTTGTTATGGATGACATGCTAATTTTCACTTTCTGATTTGCAGCTATGGAGTTGTATACGTGCTATGTATGCAGATCAGCCTGATTGTTTAGAACTGGTTGAAACATTGTCTGAAAAGTTTAAGTCATTATACGAAGCTGAGGTTTGTCTTTTTCTCCCTTTTCTGCTAAGCTCTGCACATGATATGTTCACTTGTTAGTAGCATCCTGAAGTCAAATGGTCGAGACGGTCCcatcaaacaaattttgttaaGACTTACCTTTTTAAATTTATAGGTCTATGAGATCAAAGTTAGATGCTTTAGAACGTTTTCTCCTGTTGTGTCTTTCATTTTTCAGGAGTTGTAtgcatgttcttttttttttctttgaacatAGTTGCAGTGTCGGGTGCAATTATTTTCTCAAGTTTTAAGTCTTTAATGTTTGATGGTATAGGTTCTACCACTTGTTCAGAAACTTATGGACTACAGAAAATTGGAATGCACTGCAGAgatgaaaaaggaaattaaggACATAGTTGTTTCAATAAATAAGCTTCCAAAGGCCCCGTGGGATGAGGGGGTGTGTAAAATATGTGGTGTTGACAAAGATGATGACAGTGTTCTCTTGTGTGATACATGCGATGCGGGGTATCACACATATTGTTTGAATCCACCTCTTATTAGAATTCCGGATGGAAATTGGTATTGTCCCTCATGTGTAATTGCCAAGCGCATGGCTCAAGATGCGTTGGAATCTTACAAACTAGTCAGACAGCGGAAAGGTAGAAAGTATCAGGGGGAACTTACCCGAGCTTATATGGAACAGACGGCTCACCTGGCAGATGTGATGAAAGAAAAAGACTACTGGGAGTTCAGTGCTGAGGAGGTATTTTTGAACCTTTTCTCCCATTTTTGCTCATTCATTCGAAGTGCCaccttttcattttcattttggagatgaagaccaagattATATTTTCATGTTGTGATCTTTAGCTTGTGTGTTGTGCCAATGATTATATTTGACACTTGCACATGATGTGGATTAAGGTATCTTTGAAAGGAAGAAAGtctttagatatttatttttctaccgTACAGAGTGCTGGTTAGATTGAGTCAAATGAATAAAGAGTagttcgtaaaaattatttttgtagcTCTCTGTGTCTTAAAATTAGTACAAGCCTATAATGCATGTTGCTGTTGGTAACCTGGTTTAATTATTTGGGGGTTTCTGGTGCAGAGAATTCAGCTGCTTAAGTTTCTATGCGATGAACTGCTTAGCTCCTCCCTTGTTCATCAACATCTCGAGCAGTGTGCCGAAGCGATAATTGAAATGCAGCAGAAGTTGCGCTCTCTTACCTCAGAATGGAAAAACACGAAAATACGGCAAGAATTTCTGAGGGCTAAACTCGCAAAGGTTGAACCTAGTATTCTAAAGGAAATGGGCGAACCACAAAATTCAAGTAGCTTTGCAGACCACATTGGATGTAGTCAACAACCACAAGACGGTGTTGTAGACCGGGTTACTCATGATGATGACACTTCCCGTGCTACATTTCTTAACAATAATCACGGAAAAGCTCAGCTTGAGACTGATGCTCAAACCGGAGTGTCACTTGTCACTTCCAGTGAGACCAATATTTCCACCCGAGAAAAAGCTACCTCCCCTGGGAGGCACGAGTTGCCGATAGAAGTAACGGATAATATGTCTTGTGAAAAAGAAGATATTACAGAGACCTTGCGCACATCAGCTGGAAGGAACGATGAAACACAGTGTCTAAAACCCGATGCAGTGGAATTGCAGACAGCTAATGATGCATCTTCTGTGGCTTCCCAAGAATTGCAGGGTTGTCAACGGGATTTGAATGCCGCTAGCAATGAAATAGAGAATCTGCAGCAATCAATAAAAAGCATAGAAGCACAACTTCTAAGGCAATCTATACGAAGAGACTTTCTAGGAAGTGATGCTAGTGGTCGTTTATATTGGGGTTGCAGCTTCCCAGAAGAACATCCTCGTATTTTGGTTGATGGATGCATGTCTTTGCAGAAACCTGTACAAGTTGATCAGACAGGTTCAAAAGTTTCCTCCCCATTTCTCCGTGACATTGACCATGGAAGACTAATGGTTTCACCCTGGACCTGTTATCAAACTGAAGCGGAGATCAGCGAGCTTGTCCTATGGCTTCATGACGACGACCTGAAAGAAAGAGACCTGAGAGAGTCTATTTTGTGCTGGAAAAGGTTACGATTTGGGAATCAGCATACGGAAATAAAACAAGCTCAGAATTCGTCCTCTCCAAAATTGGCTGGGAATCTTGTGACGAAGGCTGCCATGTCAATGGAGAAGAGATATGGTCCATGCATCAAACTAGAGACCGAAACCATAAAAAAACGGGGGAAGAAGACAAAGGTTTCAGAGCAAGAGAAACTGTGTAGATGCGAATGCTTGGAATCCATTTTGCCATCTATGATTCACTGCCTCATATGCCACAAAACATTTGCGAGTGATGATGAATTTGAGGAGCACGCCGAGAGTAAGTGTATTCCTTATTCATTAGCAACTGAAGAAGGCAAGGAAATTTATGATTCTTCGAAAGCAAAAGAGAGCCGGAAACCTGATCATCTTAGTTTAAAGTCTAACGCTGGCAAAGAAGTAGCTGAAACATCCAATGTTTCTGAACTTGATTGTGGGTTGATAAGATATCAGGGAGAAGAATCTATTTCCCCATACCATTTTGAGGAGATCTGTTCTAAGTTTGTGACAAAGGATTCTAACAGAGATTTGGTTAAAGAGATTGGTCTGATCGGTTCAAATGGAATTCCAACATTTCTTCCGTTGCCATCTACTCATCTTAACGACTCAATGCTCATATCTGCCACTTCCAGCAAGCTAGATGGTGGTGATTCAGGGGGTCAGGTAATTTTTACTGGTTCTGAAGCCAATGGGGAAGACTTGAATTCTGAATCTAGCATGTGTGTCGATAGATTTGTCATAAATGGTATTGGCGGTCCGCTGAATAAACCGAGTGGAGTGGATTTTGGCCTCTCAGAGCAAAAGAACGAGAAAGCTTCAGGTAGTAGGTTAAAAGGCTACTGTGTGGTTCCACAGGCTTCGTTGAAACGCATTACCGGCAAAGCTTTGCCGGTTTTCAGGTTCCTTAAAACCATATTGCTTGATATGGATGTGGCACTACCTGAAGAAGCTTTAAGACCATCGAAATCACATCCAGACCGTAGACGAGCTTGGCGTGCATTTGTTAAATCCGCACAAAGCATTTTCGAggtttatttcttatatacatACCTCTTTCACCTCTCTATCTAATACAGCACAAGCTGGAATTTCTAATGTCTAAAGCCTTTGATGTTCTGTTTCAGCTGGTTCAGGCAGCAATTGTGGTAGAAGACATGATTAAGACAGAGTACTTAAAAAATGAATGGTGGTACTGGTCTTCTCTTTCAGCGGCTGCTAAAATCTCGACTCTATCTGCGTTATCCGTCCGTCTCTTCTCCCTGGATGCAGCTATTATGTACGACAAAAGCGTAACTCAATCAGATCCGATGGATGAGACAAATCCCTTACCGGAGCAAAAGTCACAAGCTGCACAAGAAAGGAGCAGCAGAGCAAACAGATCTGGTAAGAAGAGGAAAGAACCAGAGGGATCATAACAGTTTACTTCACAAGTAGAAAAGCTTCAGCGCGCAAGAACATGAAAAGAAGTGTGGGCATCTGGAAGCGGACCTGTAACTACCCACCTGGATGTTGAGAAATGGTTTGGTGGTACGTCAAAGAAAAGTCCGGTTTAGATATTTCTTGGAATGGAACAGCAGCTGAAGGTGGTTTAACAGGTAGGAGAGAATTGTGTACGCATATGTAGAAGACTAACTAATGTGGATGGAATATAAATTTAGTATTAAAGCCGCTCCTTAGAGATTAACTGATGGTAGAACGCAAATTTCGATTCTTTATAAAATCTATCTCTCTCAGACATTATAAAATTGTGAGAGGGCTTCAATCTTCCTCTTGGTAGTGGTTCCAATAGGGTACAGAAGCCGGTGAGTTTATAGAATCATCCgactattttcataaatttagaaaatagaCTGGATCCTGAGTTTATAggaaacacatatatatatatatatataatatatataactgatAAAATACCGTGGAATTGCGGAATTACTCCACAAATTATGCAGGGTTAAGTGACTGTACTTGAAAAACAAACGCACATAGACACaaacattataaaatatacGGATTGCTTTATAACTTTCAAGTCCAGCCCCAGAATCCAAATGATTCACCTTGCACAAAGACGTCAGCGAAACAGCCAGTGTCATTACCACTGCCGTTGTTATGTTCCTCCGCCGAGTGGTGGATGGGTACAATGGTTGGGAAGTAAGAGTCGCAGCTGTCTCTTAGTTGATGAGGTGCGTCTTCGTCTAGTACCGCACTCCCTGAACTTAACCGATCCTCTGTTTTGATTGCCGGTTCGAACCGGTTCATGTTCACCGGATCGAGCTGGTTTGATTCGGGTACTTGATAAGGAGCTGTCTCTGCTTTGGCTTGGACCTTGCCGGCTAGGGAAGTCACCTGTGGAGAAAAcgtaaagaaagaaaaagattcttacaacttaaaaaaaaaaaaatcacaatagtCAACACAAGCAACCTCCCTcccataagaagaagaagatattaaaAGTTAAATTCGTTGATTGATTTGATTCCAGATGTTGTGTCTTTTTTAGTTAATACTATTATTATGCTCTTTCTGATTGtatgtgaaaataaaaaaaaaaaaagaaagaaagaggaaAAGCATATATATCTTTTGCACTTGATGCTTTTCTACTTTGGACCAATAAAGGCATAGGACATATATAGATTCACCAATCAATCATATGTAAATCTAAACTTAATTGGAAATTAAAAGGGTAACTTATAATAAGACCTGGGATCTGAGGAGATGGTTGTCCTTGAGGATGGAGTCGTAGTTAGAGAGGAGCTGGTCGTAAGAGGACTTGAGGAGATTGAAGTCTCTCTCGAGCTGCTTGGTTTTCCAACGAGCGCGGCGGTTTTGAAACCAGACGGAGACTTGCCTGGGCTGAAGACCAAGCTTGTTGGCAAGCTGAGTCTTGCGCTCTGGCTCCAGCTTGTTCTCCTTCTCGAAGCTCTTCTCCAGCAGATGCACCTGTTCATGAGTAAGGCGACGCTTTTTGTCGGGTGTGTGATCGTCGTAGTAGTCGACGTCGACGTCGTCGTAGAGGAGATCATCGGGGGAGCAAAAGAAGGGTCTTCTCTTTGATGATGATTCCTCCATGTTCATCATCGATCCTGCTCAGAGACAAAAAGTTATATAACTTCACATAAAAACCAAAAGTCAAAGTTGCAGAAAACAGAGAAGTGACCTTGGACCACGGGATTGAGATTACCGAGGAAGAACATGTTGCCATGAGAAGTAGACGGATTGAAGAAAAACTTATTGGATTCCATCGATTCGATTTACCAGCAGAAAAAAAAGGAACTtaaagaaacagagagagagaggattgggttgcaagaaagagagagagagagagagagagatggaaacAAAAGGCGGATTAGAAGATCATGATCTTATGGCGGAAGAAGCTTGTACTCCACAGTAGTCTTGCCGGAGACTTCAACTGACACATGCAAAATCCCATCATCAACCGCAATACCCCCTCCTGAACCAGAGAGAACCACGATCGATCTATACAAAATAAAAGACGaagactttttttcttttctttttttttttttacgattttcCCCTTAGCCTTTGGCTTTGCTCTAAATCTCACAGCTTCAAGAAGCGCGCTCTTTTTATACCACAATATGCGTCCTTCTTAAATTACTCTACTACCCTCTTTGATAACCAGAGCACTATATATGTATTCACTGCGGGGCGTTTATGGTAAAGTTCAGTGTCATTGGATCTTTTATCATTTTCAAGTGGACTTTCTTAGCTTTTATGGGGTCCACTTTCTTTAGCGTAGTGGACTCCGCAACACATACATCTTCACCCTTGGATCTGAATAATATACATCTTTGTagctatttataaattatacacttttcttttattatattcAGCTGTGGCCTCTGGTGGTTCGGCCAGACTGTGTGTGCATGCTCCACGGTCGGGTCAGTGTCGTATCTGCGCTTCATCCGCGTACATCTAACGGTACTCATCTTCCTGTGGCTTTTTATTCATTCACCGCCTTGTCACAGTATCATCCCTCCCTTATAAAATTCAGTAGTTAATCGTATTCACGTCACtcctgttttttttatttataatttgtttctaATCTTTCTGACCTTTTCTGTGTATTACTTTTCAATATTTAGCTAACTCATTCATACTTATATTACAGTTAAGGTTAAGCAATAAGCATTGCAGTTAATTTTGTATACCGCGTCAAGTCATGTTAAGGTTCAAAATGAAGTTACGACGTAAAAGAAAAGGTAGGCAACAGTCAATATTTTGGCGCAGaggtgggcgttcggataccaGTTCGGATTCAGATCGGGTATTTTgaattttcgggtatttcggtatagaggtataGAACCTGTTCGGGTATTTATGTACTTCagatcgggttcagatatttttagttcggattcggttattttggatcgggttcggatatttagattttgaagaaaaaaattaaaaatttttatttttcaaatttcttgtatttaaaaatataactttcacttaactaattttttatttttaatagattgaatggttaatagatttggacgtaacatttttaaactaaaaagacattaatttggttattgtttttaaattttggatgtaactttttgttaattcttgaaataaaaagtttgacatgcattttaagtgagtaacaaatcattttctccgtaattctatgtatatcatatgaacttaaagtatgtgtagtatcaatataaatattttatataaaatgagagatgtaaactagaaatatatggttaattatacatatgttcggttatcttcggatattcattcgggttcggatattatctgtttgggttcggatatccaatctctcctaatttaatatccgttcggatattttgctacttcgattcggatttcggttcggatttttcgAATCGGATTCGGATGcggcttcggatatcgggtaaagtccCCACCCTATTTTGGCGACTCTCGATTTCATGGCACCttacgaaaaagaaaaaaaacaggcTAGGTGCAATGGACCATGCcattattttaaactaaatataGGATCTCGCTTTTATCTAACAAATACATTTTAGCCTATTACGTAGGGGAATTTTCGCAAATggcaatttttaaaatttttatcaccaaaatactctttaaaaatgacaaaatagttttttttattttaaaatttttgtttttaaaaaaatttcaaacattaTCCTCAAAACCTCATCTTTTAACTATAAACCATAAGTCTATATCAACTAACCTTAggatataagtatatattagtttattttttaataaaaaaatttagttttttttttttgaaaattatttttatgaaaataaactaaaaggtGATATCATAGGAAATTCTTTTATTACATAACACGAGTCCctcttttgttttctataatttCTTTCGTTTGTTTCGAAGATTCTcctcgttaaaaaaaaaaaaactattccgGGGTCTTGTTTCCAATGATGTAACGTACCATGCGTGATGGTTTATATTTGAcacttaaactttttttttttttttgtcatctgttaGATTAATATTGAAACTTATGTACATTAATTTAAtattcctccttcattttcaTTCATTTCTTCTTGACTCTTCACCTTCCCAAAATGCAAAATGCTCTCTCTGTATGAATATGCTTGTATGACgttattaatatatacatgGTTGCATACATATactcatatatatacatataaatattattaaaaatgatgTACAAATGGGAAATAACCCTCACTTAATctatatatttacaatttttgcCACTGGTTTTAAAAATACACATTCATctcatatattaaaacataagtcacaatcttgattcatgtgtgatttttttttaaaatggacttAATGAACTTATTCctagaaaatcatgttacatttaatatttaatcttatcatttaaattttgggtctaccagAAATTCTTATTGGGCTattaataattgaatttaaacaatagattatccattggatttatagatagtataaattaattagatataatttaatgttataatactatatctctatatgctaaatatctaaatatttgtcgatgttaacttttaaaattataaagatattttttaaataacaaaaatcatattatctaacaatgattaatctttactactttaaaccaattcaaacaaattttaaactatatagtttattttaaaaattaaacaaaaactaaatgtttaattatttactcgttaatataaatctatgaaatgaaaagtttaattttttaaaaactttctaaatttgtgaaatattacaatatctttgaatatgacaataaaacaatattttactaatttttatatatatagttacgattttaataatgaaataataatccgaaaatatatatatagaagaaaatacacatacatgtgaaagtttgaaacaatctattcaatgaaaaaaatatacagtaaacttattatgttttaaaaattgatagacatatatatattataatatataccaatttagaattgaaaacaacatatttatataaaaataaataaaaacaaaaatccgcgcaACCTAGTAATATCTTATAAATGCGATTTGCTTTCCCTTGTTATGGTTAGAAATTCCATATATAGCCGGTATTGACTCCTTCAATGTggatttatatttacatttttttaaaaatcttcagGGTATCCCAGATCCATGAAAAAAGATACATGGGAAAATTAATATGATTAGTTACTATATAATCTCGTTCCATGTGTTAGTCAGTTGGATATCAATTAATGGACATTACCGATAAAGAAATATCTTCCCGCACCCAAAAAGGGAACAACCTTAGCTTTAAAAGATAACGAATTTGCCAATCTATGAAGAATTGGGTTTCTCACTTCTCCTCAAAAGATAACAGTCTTACAACAACACATCAAAACAAGCTATATAATGGGCATAATCGTATTCAGTATAGTGTTAGTTATTCAGActcttataatatatatatatatgctttaatATAATTACGTTTCTTTTTCATAATCTCAAAAATCCTACAGATTCGATCGTTTCGATAGTTTAGTAGTATGTTGCGgatttggttgtttattttaaatagtgCATGCATGTGAGCTTGTCTATATAGGTCCATCTATCACATAATCTAACCTGTTATTCCTAAGGTTGTAAAAATGACAAGAAAACTACGTGCACATTTCAGTTTCGGGTACAACAGTTCGCGTTTTACATTtcagttttttgttgttgtgattGTAGCTTGTACTACTGTTGTGTTGTTCTTCTCCGCTACTTGTATTCTTCAGTAACTTctgt
This region of Brassica napus cultivar Da-Ae chromosome C5, Da-Ae, whole genome shotgun sequence genomic DNA includes:
- the LOC125587606 gene encoding homeobox-leucine zipper protein HAT5-like isoform X1 yields the protein MESNKFFFNPSTSHGNMFFLGNLNPVVQGSMMNMEESSSKRRPFFCSPDDLLYDDVDVDYYDDHTPDKKRRLTHEQVHLLEKSFEKENKLEPERKTQLANKLGLQPRQVSVWFQNRRARWKTKQLERDFNLLKSSYDQLLSNYDSILKDNHLLRSQVTSLAGKVQAKAETAPYQVPESNQLDPVNMNRFEPAIKTEDRLSSGSAVLDEDAPHQLRDSCDSYFPTIVPIHHSAEEHNNGSGNDTGCFADVFVQGESFGFWGWT
- the LOC125587606 gene encoding homeobox-leucine zipper protein HAT5-like isoform X3, which translates into the protein MESNKFFFNPSTSHGSMMNMEESSSKRRPFFCSPDDLLYDDVDVDYYDDHTPDKKRRLTHEQVHLLEKSFEKENKLEPERKTQLANKLGLQPRQVSVWFQNRRARWKTKQLERDFNLLKSSYDQLLSNYDSILKDNHLLRSQVTSLAGKVQAKAETAPYQVPESNQLDPVNMNRFEPAIKTEDRLSSGSAVLDEDAPHQLRDSCDSYFPTIVPIHHSAEEHNNGSGNDTGCFADVFVQGESFGFWGWT
- the LOC125587606 gene encoding homeobox-leucine zipper protein HAT5-like isoform X2, whose protein sequence is MESNKFFFNPSTSHGNMFFLGSMMNMEESSSKRRPFFCSPDDLLYDDVDVDYYDDHTPDKKRRLTHEQVHLLEKSFEKENKLEPERKTQLANKLGLQPRQVSVWFQNRRARWKTKQLERDFNLLKSSYDQLLSNYDSILKDNHLLRSQVTSLAGKVQAKAETAPYQVPESNQLDPVNMNRFEPAIKTEDRLSSGSAVLDEDAPHQLRDSCDSYFPTIVPIHHSAEEHNNGSGNDTGCFADVFVQGESFGFWGWT